The DNA sequence GATTGAGAGTTACCAGGACAAAAATAGGAGCACCGGATGAGCCGAAATTACGGCCTCGGGACGCGGGATATGGCGAGCGCCGGCCGGATTGCCTTGAACCGGGCTGCCAGCCAAAAAAGCGCCTCATTTTCGACGGCTGCCACAGTGGCCGAGCGTTGGAAGCAGTTTACTCTGTACGCCAAAGAGCAGGGCGTGGGACGCATGGAGCGGATCACACCGGAGCTGGTTATTGCCTACGGCCAAACCTTGGCAGCCAAGGTGCAGGCCGGCGACAGTTCGGCTGCCTACGCGCAAAACTTGGTGAGCGCCGCTAACACCGTGATGGGATTGGTAAACGCAAATTGGAAATCCGTCAGCCCGACCAAGGATTGCCATATCCAATCACGCTCAACCATCCGTACCGAGGTGCCAGCAGGCGCAGATCGGGAGGTGGCAGACCGGGCCATTGCCGTGCTGCGAGACGCCGGCAAACCCCATGCTGCCGCCGTTGCGGAGCTGGCCCGGGAGCTGGGTTTACGCTCCAAAGAGGCCGCTCTGCTCGATGCCTCTAAAGCCGCCCAGGAAGCCATGAAAAAAGGCACGATACGAATCATTGATGGCACCAAAGGAGGGCGCCCACGGGAGCTGGCCATCACTAACGAACGCCAGATTGTTGCCCTGGTAAACGCTGCCACCCTGCAAGGCCATGAACGCGCCCTGATCCCCCCAGACCACAACTGGAAAACCTTTCGGGAAGGGGAATTAAGGAGCGGGCGCGGCCTGCTGCAGAGTCACGCCATAGTGGGCTATCACGATTTGCGTTCAGCGTATGCCTGCGAACGATATGAGGTGCTGACCGGGCAGGCCGCGCCGGTTTTTGGTACTCAAATCGGTGATCGGGAGCGGGATAGAGAAGCCCGGATGCAGCTCGCAAAAGAACTAGGTCATGGCCGCATCGACGTGGTTTCTGAGTACATCGGGGGGCGGAAATGAAGATTGTGCGTGAGGTCGAGCTACTGACCAGAGCATACGTTCGCAAAGGCGGGAAAGACAACCGCCGGCAGCAGCGTTCCCGAATGCTCGCGTTCGCGGAGCACTGCGCCAAGCAGGGCCAGAACTCTCTTGGTCAGATAGGCCGAGCGCATGTGGTGAGCTATTGGAAATCAACGCAGAACCTGAGTAACGCCACACGGTATAATCACTGGCGAGCCTTGGTAGTACTGTGGCAGCTGGCAGGAAAGCCAGAAGAACCCCCGAAACCCCGCGCCGTCTGAAGCAGGTCGCTCAATGCGGGGACATCCCTTCGGGAGCGGGGGACAAGCCATGGACAACAAATAAACGTTGCCCACAGCTTGCCTCCCCTTGTCCTTCGCTTCGCCCGCAACCGCTCCTCAGGGTAACAAAGCGCTCTATTATTTTTTTAGATTGTTTACTGTGCAAATAGCCCCCCCGGCGGGGCTATTATCTGATATGGCTTGTTTTGGATCACTTCACAGTCGACTTAGCAACGACTGCCAAAGACACAATAGCCATACACAACAGCGCAACTTTCTCAGCTTCAAGCTCTTTAGCTTTGTCTATCAGGGTAGATAGCGAGTCGAACATACATCACCTCTTTTATTTAGTAGAACGGCAATCACGGCACCAGCTTTGCTTAGTAACCGTCTGCTTCTGGTTTCGAAAACCGAACTTCTCTTCAAGCTCCTGGTATGTTTTAGCAGTGGTTTTATTACAGTGTGGGCACGTATGGGGTAACTTGATGCTTCCTGACATATCCGAATCCTCTTTAACGACTCAAACCAAGATACCGAGAAACTGACGCGGCTCCAATACCCAGTAACGCCGCTATCTCCCTGTTGCTGAGTCCCTGTGTCTTAAGAGACTTAACATCGTCAATAAAGTGGTCTTTTTTACTTGGCCTTCCACCACCTTTAGAAACCCTCCCTCCCTTACGGCCTTGTTCGGCCTGCCATGCACTGAATCCCTCTGGGCTCATGTTCCGGTGCGTCCATCGCGCCACACTCTTGGCGGTATGGCGTACCTCGTTGGCCGGCAGCGGCTGCTCAAACTGAGCGTTGTATCCGGTCGCTCTGTCCTGGACGGCGGCCAACCACGGGTTGAAGTCCGGCCAACCCTGACGAATGGCCCTGTAAGACCACTGGCTGAGCCGCTCGAACAGGGTGCAGTTACGGCCCAAGCCGTACTCCGGCAGGCGCTTGCGGCGGTCGCTGAACGGCGTCAGATCGACGTACTCCGATAGCCAGGCTAGATCATAAGGACGGGGTTCCCAGACCTGCACCTGCCAATGGCCGCTCAGGGGGTTCTTGCAAATGAGGCCGCCATAACCGGGGTCAGCGTCGAGCTTTTCGCGCAGCGCTGCCTCAACAGCGGCGGCATAGCGCAACGGAGCGACTTTACCGTCCGGCGCTGTTCGCACCGGCACATCGAGGCCGTAAATCAGATGGCCGTGATGGTTGTCATGGTTAATGACGGCAATATTCGGGGCCGGTGCACCTCGGTCATCCCAATCCAGTAGGGCACCAGGGCGATCAACATCAAACACTAGCCAGTAGCGATGGGTTGGCCCGTTGGGCTGAACGTAACGCGCCTGTGCAGCGCGAACGGCACCGGCGATAAACAGGCCGCTGTCGAGATCGTCGGTATGATAGGGCTTACGGGGTAGTCGCTCCCGAAACAGGTCAAGCTGTGCGCTACTGCTCAAGAACCACCGCGCTTATGGCGGTGCTGGGGTTGTCGATAGAGGGGCATGTGGTACACTCTCAGTAGGTTTTATGCCTGACCCCGGTACTGTCTCGACCCGCCAAGATTGAGGACAGTACCGGGGTTTGTCTTTTCTGGACAGTACGTTACACCAGAACTACCCGCATGATAACACCCCAACTATGGTAGCTATTGGAAAACTCCCCTCTTCCAGAAAAAGGGTTCTTCCTCCCAGCTATTCATTCAACCAATGCTTTCAAATCAGCAACCGTAATCATCAACGTCATTGGCTCTATTGGCGAAACATCAAAGCCCAGACGCTCGTAGAATGCTTTCGCGTCATTGTCCAATGCATGAACAATCATGCCCCGAATACCAACCAGATCCGCAGCTTGTAGCACGCGAAGAGAAGCATCGCGCAGCAACGCCCTACCTATCCCTTTTCCCTGCAGACTGGTATCAATCGCCAGCCGAGCCAACAGCACAACCGGAATAGGGTTAGGCATGTTT is a window from the Oceanimonas sp. GK1 genome containing:
- a CDS encoding integrase domain-containing protein, encoding MSRNYGLGTRDMASAGRIALNRAASQKSASFSTAATVAERWKQFTLYAKEQGVGRMERITPELVIAYGQTLAAKVQAGDSSAAYAQNLVSAANTVMGLVNANWKSVSPTKDCHIQSRSTIRTEVPAGADREVADRAIAVLRDAGKPHAAAVAELARELGLRSKEAALLDASKAAQEAMKKGTIRIIDGTKGGRPRELAITNERQIVALVNAATLQGHERALIPPDHNWKTFREGELRSGRGLLQSHAIVGYHDLRSAYACERYEVLTGQAAPVFGTQIGDRERDREARMQLAKELGHGRIDVVSEYIGGRK
- a CDS encoding replication initiation protein, producing the protein MSSSAQLDLFRERLPRKPYHTDDLDSGLFIAGAVRAAQARYVQPNGPTHRYWLVFDVDRPGALLDWDDRGAPAPNIAVINHDNHHGHLIYGLDVPVRTAPDGKVAPLRYAAAVEAALREKLDADPGYGGLICKNPLSGHWQVQVWEPRPYDLAWLSEYVDLTPFSDRRKRLPEYGLGRNCTLFERLSQWSYRAIRQGWPDFNPWLAAVQDRATGYNAQFEQPLPANEVRHTAKSVARWTHRNMSPEGFSAWQAEQGRKGGRVSKGGGRPSKKDHFIDDVKSLKTQGLSNREIAALLGIGAASVSRYLGLSR
- a CDS encoding GNAT family N-acetyltransferase, with translation MLSAPELLGSHHDTRSFDCGSSNLNDWLGKRALKNQMNGGSRTYVLCDGHHVKGYYALTTGAIGPDLAVGRFRRNMPNPIPVVLLARLAIDTSLQGKGIGRALLRDASLRVLQAADLVGIRGMIVHALDNDAKAFYERLGFDVSPIEPMTLMITVADLKALVE